In one window of Microbispora sp. ZYX-F-249 DNA:
- a CDS encoding carboxylate-amine ligase yields the protein MTAVTTVTTGPAPFDPARPLMGVEEEYVVVDPATRAAAPRAREVVGRAAGALGERTNTEITLFQVEAKTDPHAGVAGLEEDLRRMREAVAAAAHEEGLAVVASGTPVLGDVVPPPIIDGPRYRVGIENYRALHDEQSICAGHVHVHLPDRERAVLVGNHLRPWLPVLIALMANSPFWAGRDTGYASWRTLCWTKWPVAGPPPYFASLEEYERLTGALAEAGVLVDPGTIFWDVRPSARLPTIEVRVTDVPATAAEAALLAMVVRGLVVTALERVERGDPGPEPSAELLRAAYWQSARDGLDGHGIDPLTGVRRPARDLADALLRHVTPALEETGDLAEVTARLKVLYAAGTGAARQWAAHARRGRAEDVVDHLVAQLLD from the coding sequence ATGACGGCGGTGACGACCGTGACGACCGGGCCGGCGCCGTTCGACCCGGCCCGCCCGCTGATGGGCGTGGAAGAGGAGTACGTCGTCGTCGATCCCGCCACCCGGGCGGCGGCGCCGCGGGCGAGAGAGGTGGTCGGACGGGCCGCGGGGGCGCTGGGTGAGCGGACGAACACCGAGATCACCCTGTTCCAGGTGGAGGCCAAGACCGACCCGCACGCCGGGGTGGCCGGGCTGGAGGAGGACCTGCGCCGGATGCGTGAGGCGGTGGCGGCGGCCGCCCACGAGGAGGGGCTGGCCGTCGTGGCGTCGGGCACGCCGGTGCTGGGCGACGTCGTCCCGCCGCCGATCATCGACGGTCCTCGTTACCGGGTGGGCATCGAGAACTACCGCGCGCTGCACGACGAGCAGAGCATCTGCGCCGGTCACGTCCACGTCCACCTGCCGGACCGGGAACGCGCCGTGCTGGTGGGCAATCACCTGCGGCCGTGGCTGCCGGTGCTGATCGCCCTCATGGCCAACTCCCCGTTCTGGGCGGGGCGGGACACCGGGTATGCCAGCTGGCGCACGCTGTGCTGGACCAAGTGGCCGGTGGCGGGCCCTCCGCCGTACTTCGCCTCACTCGAGGAGTACGAGCGGCTGACCGGCGCGCTGGCCGAGGCGGGGGTGCTGGTGGACCCAGGGACGATCTTCTGGGACGTCCGCCCCTCGGCCAGGCTGCCGACGATCGAGGTCAGGGTGACCGACGTGCCCGCCACCGCGGCCGAGGCCGCGCTGCTCGCGATGGTCGTACGGGGACTGGTGGTGACCGCGCTGGAACGGGTGGAGCGCGGCGACCCCGGGCCCGAGCCGTCGGCCGAGCTGCTGCGCGCCGCCTACTGGCAGTCGGCCAGGGACGGCCTCGACGGCCACGGCATCGACCCGCTCACCGGTGTGCGCCGGCCCGCCCGCGACCTCGCCGACGCGCTGCTGCGGCACGTCACCCCGGCCCTGGAGGAGACCGGCGACCTCGCCGAGGTGACCGCCCGGCTGAAGGTCCTGTACGCGGCCGGCACCGGGGCGGCCCGGCAGTGGGCCGCCCACGCCCGGCGGGGCCGCGCCGAGGACGTGGTGGACCACCTCGTCGCGCAGCTGCTGGACTGA